In Nostoc sp. UHCC 0926, a single genomic region encodes these proteins:
- the surE gene encoding 5'/3'-nucleotidase SurE, with protein sequence MTIILTNDDGIDAPGIKALIKAVNGKNVIIAAPADHQSGCGHQVTTTRAINLQRRSETEYAIAGTPADCVRIAITQINADVKFVLSGINAGGNLGVDAYISGTVAAVREAAMHGIPGVAISHYRKAKQNFDWDMAAKLTAEVLADLLKRPLEPGSFWNVNLPHLQPGEPDPDVVFCQACTKPLPVNYRIEGDDFYYVGEYGKRDRTPGSDVDVCFSGNIAVTQLKV encoded by the coding sequence ATGACCATAATTTTAACTAACGACGACGGCATTGACGCTCCCGGTATAAAAGCGCTGATCAAAGCTGTAAATGGCAAAAATGTTATTATCGCTGCTCCTGCTGATCATCAGTCTGGCTGTGGACATCAAGTTACCACCACTCGTGCGATTAACCTTCAGCGACGTTCTGAGACTGAATATGCGATCGCAGGCACTCCCGCAGATTGTGTGAGAATCGCCATTACACAAATTAACGCAGATGTCAAATTTGTGCTTTCAGGTATCAATGCTGGGGGCAACTTGGGAGTCGATGCCTATATTTCTGGCACAGTGGCTGCTGTGCGGGAAGCCGCAATGCACGGTATTCCTGGAGTTGCCATTTCCCACTATCGCAAAGCCAAGCAGAATTTTGATTGGGATATGGCTGCCAAATTAACAGCTGAAGTTTTAGCGGACTTACTCAAGCGCCCCCTAGAACCGGGAAGCTTCTGGAATGTGAATTTGCCGCATTTGCAACCAGGAGAACCAGATCCTGATGTGGTGTTTTGCCAAGCCTGTACTAAACCTTTGCCTGTCAACTATCGAATTGAAGGCGATGATTTTTATTATGTAGGAGAATATGGCAAACGCGATCGCACTCCTGGTAGCGATGTGGATGTATGTTTTTCTGGCAATATCGCGGTAACTCAGTTAAAGGTTTGA
- the psb32 gene encoding photosystem II repair protein Psb32, with amino-acid sequence MKQLLKQVFSSQKHLIRLILPLVTVIIAASLFATPALATGVDQISNLTAGNNTWVLDQGEVISRLNEGKISSAFKDLAKQTDKEVRIVTVRRLDYGETPESFTKELFEKWFPTKSAQANQTLLVIDTVTNGTAIITGDQVKPLLTDSIAESVATETVSVPLRNGNKYNQAFLDASDRLVAVLSGKADPGPPEIIDNVQVEGTFKKAEETDQGNATAWVVGLLIAATVIPMATYYIYQINQPSS; translated from the coding sequence ATGAAACAGCTTCTTAAACAAGTATTTAGCAGTCAAAAACACCTTATCCGGCTAATTCTACCTTTGGTGACGGTTATCATAGCAGCTTCGCTGTTTGCCACACCTGCTTTAGCTACAGGTGTGGATCAAATATCCAACCTCACAGCAGGGAATAACACCTGGGTTTTGGATCAAGGTGAAGTCATCAGCCGTCTGAATGAAGGTAAGATTAGCAGCGCCTTCAAGGATTTGGCAAAGCAAACAGATAAGGAAGTCAGAATAGTTACTGTTCGCCGCCTCGACTACGGTGAAACACCGGAAAGCTTCACCAAAGAGTTGTTTGAAAAATGGTTTCCCACAAAATCAGCCCAAGCTAATCAAACCTTATTGGTTATTGATACGGTTACTAATGGTACTGCGATTATTACTGGGGATCAAGTTAAGCCTTTACTCACAGACTCTATTGCCGAGAGTGTAGCTACTGAAACAGTAAGTGTGCCGTTACGCAATGGTAACAAATACAATCAGGCATTTCTAGATGCAAGCGATCGCCTTGTTGCCGTCCTCTCTGGGAAAGCCGATCCAGGGCCACCCGAAATAATTGACAATGTACAGGTAGAAGGCACCTTCAAGAAAGCAGAAGAAACTGACCAAGGTAACGCTACTGCTTGGGTAGTAGGATTGTTAATTGCCGCCACCGTTATCCCAATGGCGACTTACTACATCTATCAGATAAATCAGCCATCATCTTGA
- a CDS encoding DUF4346 domain-containing protein, whose translation MDLIVEDLAAIDDKLSQRHIDLDPGGYFIIYLDRDARLIYAKHFTNVIDERGLAVDPETGKVIPAREKVERTHTTVFSARTAKELCVKIFEETQPPPVTQLNHAAYLGREFIRAEVALVTEQEYVQD comes from the coding sequence ATGGATTTGATAGTTGAAGATTTAGCTGCAATTGATGATAAACTTTCCCAACGTCATATTGACCTTGATCCCGGTGGATATTTCATTATTTACTTGGATCGAGACGCAAGGTTAATTTATGCCAAGCATTTCACAAATGTGATTGATGAGCGTGGTTTAGCTGTCGATCCAGAAACGGGAAAGGTAATTCCGGCACGAGAAAAGGTAGAACGAACTCACACCACGGTTTTTAGCGCGAGGACGGCGAAAGAACTTTGCGTGAAGATTTTTGAAGAAACTCAGCCCCCTCCTGTAACTCAATTAAATCATGCAGCTTATTTGGGTCGAGAATTTATTCGGGCTGAGGTGGCTTTAGTCACAGAGCAAGAGTATGTTCAAGATTAA
- a CDS encoding GNAT family N-acetyltransferase codes for MVEQLKPRYSVVWTNKIAQVPQNAWNALAMPLKTPFLEWEWLNNIETSHSATAKTGWLPNHLTLWRDRTLIAAAPLYLKGHSSGEFIFDHQWAELADRIGVQYYPKLLGMTPFTPAEGYRFLIAPGEDEDEITAMMVHEIDTFCSKNRISGCHFLYVDPQWRPMLERHGFTTWLHHSYVWENAGFKTFDDYLKVFNANQRRNIKRERKAVEKAGLRLQALTGDEIPQSLFPLMYQFYADTCDKFGWWGSKYLTQRFFEQLNTDYRHRVLFIAAYSEQDNSHPLGMSFCLFKGDKLYGRYWGSFQEIDCLHFDACYYAPIEWAIANGIEIFDPGAGGRHKKRRGFPAMPNHSLHRFYNNRLGQILHPYIKEVNQLEQQQIEAINAELPFSEKGG; via the coding sequence ATGGTGGAACAACTTAAGCCTCGCTATTCTGTCGTTTGGACGAACAAAATTGCCCAAGTACCCCAAAACGCCTGGAATGCTTTGGCAATGCCACTCAAAACACCGTTTTTAGAATGGGAGTGGCTAAACAATATCGAAACCTCCCATAGTGCTACAGCTAAAACTGGTTGGTTGCCAAATCACTTGACATTGTGGCGAGATAGAACGCTGATTGCCGCTGCGCCACTTTATCTCAAAGGACACAGTTCTGGTGAATTTATTTTCGATCACCAATGGGCAGAGTTAGCCGATCGCATTGGAGTCCAGTATTACCCAAAATTGCTGGGAATGACACCATTTACTCCCGCCGAAGGCTATCGGTTCTTAATTGCCCCAGGAGAGGATGAGGATGAAATCACAGCGATGATGGTGCATGAGATTGACACTTTTTGCTCCAAAAATCGAATTTCTGGGTGTCATTTTCTCTACGTCGATCCCCAATGGCGGCCGATGCTGGAACGGCATGGCTTTACAACATGGCTGCACCACAGCTACGTCTGGGAAAATGCTGGTTTTAAAACTTTTGATGACTACTTGAAAGTGTTTAATGCCAATCAGCGTCGCAATATCAAGCGGGAACGCAAAGCTGTGGAGAAAGCAGGTTTACGATTGCAAGCGTTGACTGGTGATGAAATTCCTCAGTCTTTATTTCCTTTGATGTACCAGTTCTATGCTGACACCTGTGATAAATTTGGCTGGTGGGGTAGCAAGTATCTTACACAGCGGTTTTTTGAGCAGCTAAACACCGATTATCGCCATCGAGTCTTGTTTATTGCTGCATATAGCGAGCAAGATAACTCTCATCCTTTAGGAATGTCCTTTTGTTTGTTTAAAGGTGACAAACTCTATGGACGCTATTGGGGGAGTTTCCAAGAAATAGATTGCTTACATTTTGATGCTTGCTATTATGCACCGATTGAGTGGGCGATCGCTAATGGTATCGAAATTTTTGACCCTGGTGCGGGTGGGCGTCACAAAAAACGGCGCGGTTTCCCCGCTATGCCCAATCACAGCCTGCACCGCTTTTACAATAATCGTTTAGGACAAATTTTACACCCATACATTAAGGAAGTGAATCAACTCGAACAGCAGCAAATTGAGGCAATTAATGCAGAGTTGCCATTTAGTGAGAAAGGTGGTTGA
- a CDS encoding RibD family protein, which translates to MLQDRPHTTVVLAMSADGKIADFKRSPARFGSRIDKAHLEKQIAASDAVLFGAGTLDAYGTTLPVSNPTLVELRAQAGKPPQPVYIVTTHSANLNPEIKFFKQPVRRWLLTTTSGTLSWKGRLQTLSSTLGTGAQECLPEFEQILVFETPTREIDIPAALKHLATLHITRLVVLGGGELVASLLGLDLIDELWLTICPLILGGNTAPTPVEGKGFLSDLAPKLQLLEVHTVEQEVFLHYRLQRPAD; encoded by the coding sequence ATGTTGCAAGATCGTCCTCATACTACAGTTGTTTTAGCAATGAGTGCAGATGGCAAGATAGCGGATTTTAAGCGATCGCCTGCTCGGTTTGGCTCAAGAATTGATAAAGCACACTTAGAAAAACAAATCGCTGCCTCTGATGCAGTTTTATTCGGTGCTGGTACTCTGGACGCCTACGGAACAACACTTCCTGTATCAAATCCAACTCTAGTGGAACTTCGGGCACAAGCAGGGAAGCCTCCGCAGCCAGTTTATATAGTGACTACACACTCTGCAAACCTCAATCCGGAAATTAAGTTTTTTAAGCAACCAGTTAGACGCTGGTTACTCACGACAACATCAGGAACACTTTCATGGAAAGGACGCTTACAGACACTTTCCTCAACTCTGGGAACCGGAGCACAGGAGTGCCTTCCAGAATTTGAGCAGATTCTGGTTTTTGAAACACCAACGCGAGAAATTGACATTCCCGCAGCTTTGAAGCATCTAGCCACTCTACATATAACACGCTTAGTGGTCTTGGGTGGAGGTGAATTAGTAGCTTCCTTGCTGGGATTAGATTTAATCGATGAATTATGGCTGACTATCTGTCCGCTGATTTTAGGTGGTAATACCGCACCCACACCCGTCGAAGGGAAAGGATTTTTATCCGATTTAGCTCCCAAGTTGCAACTTTTAGAAGTTCATACAGTTGAGCAAGAAGTGTTTTTGCACTATCGCCTGCAACGACCAGCAGATTAG
- a CDS encoding sensor histidine kinase encodes MTNSRQSSFRRILVTRILLLFVPVLLIGEIVALNKARSSILGTARQNLTESAISKGERIGDAIAILKANLLSVSKTTVIPSGSPIQEQEILTQLRQQLPASIECIQLTNLLNQKIIASSCGDQAIGELRLPLPSDGIDVKAIFPPNTGITGKRNTQNQLRLVLSAPVSDSRKNLVYSLSIQSALYQQIRNPPGSLTGAMVVIAEDGTILAHPFADWVGTNINQHPNASQLKSIIKNAIVGQNDSINLSFTKGKELVAGYTAIANPLTQQQQQKWIVLAVTSVDNALFGLEEIKLILIVLTVGLIGTSLLASLYLAPYLARPVEELRDYALNIHSHHAAQPVPHNFQIREFNQLAQALDQMVERLKAGAEELEIAWKEAKSANQIKSQFLATTSHELRNPLHTIINCIRVVEDGLCDSREEEMDFLKRADETTIHLLSIINDLLDISKIEAGKLSVVTTPLDLRQILLEVINLQSVNVQQKGLQLKCELDPKPIPIKADAAKLKQVLINVIGNATKFTDTGSITIATEIQYSTGKSQVVVIVKDTGIGIDPTQQHKLFRPFVMVNGTTARQFEGTGLGLAISRNLIELMGGSITLESVGLHQGTTLKITLPLIDISLLPVPKKDGNGGDLGFSSRNEEAKASHYPSLQESGGSSSLGINKSVKAGVDKEKSPKSQLLFGKETCEIRLSPLQTILVSLPKGEVCANGTFKR; translated from the coding sequence ATGACTAATTCCCGCCAATCTTCCTTTCGTCGAATTTTAGTAACGAGAATACTGCTGCTGTTCGTTCCAGTTTTACTTATAGGCGAGATTGTTGCCTTGAATAAGGCACGTTCTAGCATATTGGGAACTGCACGTCAAAATTTAACAGAAAGCGCCATCAGTAAAGGGGAGAGAATTGGAGATGCGATCGCTATCTTAAAAGCAAATTTACTGAGTGTAAGTAAAACAACGGTGATTCCGTCGGGTTCGCCTATACAAGAGCAAGAAATTCTCACGCAGTTAAGGCAACAACTTCCAGCCAGTATTGAGTGCATCCAATTAACGAATCTCCTAAACCAGAAGATAATTGCTAGTAGCTGTGGGGATCAAGCAATTGGAGAATTGAGATTACCTTTGCCTAGTGACGGAATTGATGTTAAAGCAATCTTTCCGCCAAACACAGGAATAACTGGAAAAAGAAACACACAAAATCAACTGCGATTAGTCTTATCTGCACCGGTCTCTGATAGCCGAAAAAATTTAGTTTACAGCTTAAGTATTCAGTCTGCATTGTACCAACAAATCAGAAATCCGCCGGGATCGCTCACAGGCGCTATGGTAGTGATTGCTGAAGACGGGACAATTTTGGCGCACCCATTTGCAGACTGGGTGGGAACTAATATCAATCAGCACCCAAATGCTTCCCAACTTAAGAGCATAATTAAAAATGCAATTGTAGGACAAAACGATTCGATAAATTTGTCTTTTACAAAGGGGAAAGAATTAGTAGCTGGCTATACGGCTATTGCAAATCCCCTCACCCAACAGCAGCAGCAAAAATGGATAGTCTTAGCTGTTACTAGTGTCGATAATGCGCTTTTTGGTTTAGAGGAAATCAAACTAATTCTCATTGTTTTGACAGTTGGTTTGATTGGTACAAGTTTGTTAGCATCCCTATATCTAGCTCCTTACTTGGCACGTCCTGTAGAAGAATTGCGAGACTACGCTCTAAATATTCACTCTCACCACGCTGCACAACCAGTTCCGCACAATTTTCAAATTCGGGAATTCAATCAACTGGCCCAAGCATTAGACCAAATGGTAGAACGGCTCAAAGCTGGCGCAGAAGAACTAGAAATAGCTTGGAAAGAAGCAAAAAGCGCTAACCAAATTAAAAGCCAGTTTTTGGCTACGACTTCTCATGAATTGAGAAACCCATTACATACTATTATTAACTGCATTCGCGTGGTTGAAGATGGATTATGTGATAGCCGGGAAGAAGAAATGGACTTCCTCAAACGTGCCGATGAAACAACGATTCATTTGCTAAGTATTATTAATGATTTACTCGACATTTCTAAAATCGAAGCAGGTAAGCTTTCTGTAGTCACCACACCTCTTGACCTCCGACAAATATTGCTAGAGGTGATTAATTTACAATCAGTTAATGTTCAACAAAAGGGCTTACAATTAAAATGCGAGTTAGATCCTAAACCGATACCAATTAAGGCAGACGCAGCAAAACTGAAGCAGGTGCTGATTAATGTTATCGGCAACGCCACTAAGTTCACCGACACAGGAAGCATCACCATTGCTACAGAAATTCAATATAGTACTGGTAAATCTCAGGTGGTGGTGATAGTCAAAGATACAGGGATAGGTATTGATCCAACTCAACAGCACAAACTATTTCGCCCCTTTGTAATGGTGAATGGCACAACTGCACGTCAGTTTGAAGGTACTGGGCTAGGACTAGCAATTTCACGAAACTTAATCGAACTCATGGGAGGCAGCATTACTCTTGAGAGTGTGGGACTTCATCAAGGTACGACACTGAAGATTACCTTACCTTTGATTGATATCTCGCTGTTACCTGTTCCAAAAAAAGATGGAAATGGGGGAGATCTGGGATTTTCCTCTAGGAATGAGGAGGCAAAAGCAAGCCACTACCCTAGCCTCCAGGAGTCTGGGGGAAGTTCCTCTTTGGGGATCAACAAGTCTGTGAAAGCAGGGGTAGACAAAGAGAAGTCCCCGAAATCCCAGTTGCTGTTTGGAAAGGAAACTTGCGAGATTCGTCTTTCGCCGCTGCAAACTATTCTGGTAAGTCTTCCAAAAGGAGAAGTTTGTGCGAATGGGACTTTCAAGAGGTAA
- a CDS encoding response regulator, protein MSICRACCKSIREKEIIKTVIQANQILILIIDDEAFVRKILRLFLEQEGYQIVEAQSGTEALSIFEKQRPDIVILDIILPDMDGFECCIQLQSLDWSKCTPVLMIAEIEDEQSVDRAFEMGAIDYLTKPIHLPILRQRIKRILEQSQLQKKLIAKNLELQRLVIIDELTQVANRRGFEEYLAQEWQRMAREQQPFSLIIWDVDFFKSYNDTYGHLSGDRCLKEIAKTIKNFLKRSTDLVARYGGEEFAAILPNTDVEGATSVAQTICSAVRTLAIPHRNSLVSSHVTLSAGLATAIPRPGSDFEQIILAADRSLYQAKAAGRNRFLHNSYH, encoded by the coding sequence ATGAGTATTTGCAGAGCGTGTTGTAAAAGCATTAGAGAAAAAGAAATAATAAAAACTGTTATTCAAGCAAATCAAATTTTAATTTTAATTATTGACGATGAAGCATTTGTCCGCAAGATACTGCGACTTTTTCTAGAACAAGAGGGGTATCAAATAGTAGAAGCTCAAAGTGGTACAGAAGCATTAAGTATTTTTGAAAAACAGCGCCCAGATATAGTAATACTCGACATCATTCTGCCAGATATGGATGGGTTCGAGTGTTGCATTCAGCTGCAATCTTTAGATTGGAGTAAATGCACTCCTGTTTTAATGATTGCAGAGATAGAAGATGAACAGTCAGTTGACCGTGCATTTGAAATGGGTGCAATAGACTATCTTACCAAACCGATTCACTTGCCAATCTTGCGACAACGAATAAAACGGATACTTGAGCAATCTCAGCTACAGAAAAAACTCATTGCTAAGAATCTAGAACTGCAACGATTAGTTATTATCGATGAATTAACGCAAGTAGCTAACCGACGAGGATTTGAAGAGTATTTAGCTCAAGAGTGGCAGCGCATGGCAAGGGAGCAACAGCCTTTTTCCTTGATTATCTGGGACGTTGATTTTTTCAAATCTTACAATGATACTTATGGTCATCTTTCGGGCGATCGCTGTTTGAAAGAAATTGCAAAAACTATCAAAAATTTTCTGAAGCGTTCTACAGACCTAGTTGCCCGTTATGGTGGAGAAGAATTTGCTGCGATATTGCCTAACACGGATGTGGAGGGGGCAACATCAGTAGCCCAAACAATTTGCTCTGCTGTTCGCACACTGGCAATTCCACATAGGAATTCATTAGTAAGCAGTCATGTTACTTTGAGTGCTGGGCTTGCTACAGCGATTCCTAGACCTGGTTCTGATTTTGAACAAATAATTCTTGCGGCAGATCGGTCCTTATATCAGGCAAAGGCAGCAGGACGGAATCGTTTTTTGCATAACAGTTATCACTAA
- a CDS encoding NACHT domain-containing protein: MVKRSLQGSLTGIQEAKKAFAHKGWTQDNLAFEVNLKTRQPIWRFFTGRPVERHIFIEICSVLSLNWREIAANPPEEFPESKELAAELLDIDALVQQVRSQRFEKIEDQWGTLQLLDISRPVRIDDIYIDVNILEEIANLQWLEFADLQNFTSKEFDRFGLGEVSQTQITGISAVETYSKLRVLGKPGAGKTTFLQYLAIQCNRGRFAANRVAIFVTLRDFADESREAGEFHLLNYICKEFLTSGISDASVVETLLLEGKVLLLLDGLDEVLDQESNAVVNEIRRLSEKYQKNMFVVTCRTGAKASSLRRFTDVEIAPFTSEQIVAFAQKWFTRLTKTNVHQGLEQAVEFTLKLDLPENLQFRRLVVNPLFLHLVCWVFDQQNKFPTQKAAFYKQCLDLLLIKWDETKAIERDEVYQGFLLPQKLKLLSQIASATFEQGNYFFEQRIVEQYIGDYIRDLPNASTEPEELQLDSEGVLKAIELQHGLLAERVRGIFSFSYLTFQEYLTARQIVASHNLQALEQPLERLVSHITEPRWREIFLLTVAMLRSADFLVQLMKQQVDALVAEDPYLQKFLTWSSQKSLVAPPQPAAIRAFYLALARTPHLITPPFALACILDKGIFLDAALDKLVMECTIDCKSNFGNALVCDDALSNALGIVQDAGLHQALQQLKDLLPDPKQSKERFQTWWQISFPPWMEQLKAIIAKHRDIQHDWHFSPEQQQVLQQYYYANQLLIDCLNSNCQLTDVVRQEIQASLFLPIKELSQREWQGL, from the coding sequence ATGGTCAAGCGATCGCTCCAGGGATCACTAACTGGGATTCAAGAAGCCAAAAAAGCATTCGCTCATAAGGGGTGGACACAAGACAATTTGGCTTTTGAAGTCAACTTAAAGACTCGTCAACCAATTTGGCGGTTTTTTACTGGGCGTCCGGTTGAGCGTCATATCTTTATAGAAATTTGTTCAGTGTTGTCGTTGAACTGGCGGGAGATTGCGGCTAATCCTCCAGAAGAATTTCCTGAATCAAAAGAACTTGCTGCTGAATTATTAGATATTGATGCTCTAGTACAACAAGTGCGATCGCAACGCTTTGAGAAAATTGAAGACCAGTGGGGCACTTTGCAGTTATTAGATATTAGTCGCCCTGTTAGAATCGACGATATTTACATCGATGTTAACATTTTGGAGGAGATTGCAAACCTTCAGTGGTTAGAGTTTGCTGACTTGCAAAATTTTACATCAAAAGAATTTGATCGCTTTGGGTTAGGTGAGGTATCCCAGACACAAATCACGGGGATTAGCGCAGTTGAAACTTACTCAAAGCTGCGGGTGTTGGGAAAACCAGGAGCAGGTAAAACTACCTTTTTGCAATATCTAGCGATTCAATGCAACCGAGGTAGATTTGCCGCAAATCGGGTTGCCATTTTTGTTACCTTAAGGGATTTTGCAGACGAATCTAGAGAAGCAGGGGAGTTCCATTTACTCAACTATATTTGCAAGGAATTTCTCACCTCTGGGATTTCAGATGCATCTGTGGTTGAAACTTTGTTGTTGGAAGGCAAAGTGTTGCTGTTGCTGGATGGATTAGATGAAGTGCTCGATCAAGAGAGCAACGCTGTCGTCAACGAGATTCGCAGACTCTCTGAAAAGTACCAAAAGAATATGTTTGTCGTGACTTGCCGCACGGGGGCTAAAGCTTCCAGCCTCAGACGCTTCACAGATGTCGAAATTGCCCCATTTACCTCTGAGCAAATTGTTGCCTTTGCTCAGAAGTGGTTTACAAGACTCACAAAAACGAATGTCCACCAGGGGCTTGAACAGGCAGTTGAGTTTACCCTGAAACTAGATTTGCCCGAAAACTTACAATTTCGGAGACTTGTCGTCAACCCTTTATTTTTGCACCTCGTTTGCTGGGTTTTTGATCAGCAGAACAAATTCCCAACCCAAAAAGCTGCGTTTTATAAGCAATGTTTAGACCTTTTGCTGATCAAATGGGACGAAACTAAAGCAATTGAGCGGGATGAAGTATACCAAGGTTTTTTATTACCACAAAAGCTGAAGTTGCTAAGTCAAATTGCTAGCGCGACATTTGAGCAGGGTAATTACTTTTTTGAACAACGCATTGTTGAGCAGTACATTGGCGACTATATCCGTGATTTGCCGAATGCTTCGACAGAACCAGAGGAATTGCAATTAGATAGTGAAGGGGTACTTAAGGCAATAGAGTTGCAACATGGATTACTGGCAGAACGAGTGCGGGGGATTTTTTCCTTCTCTTATTTGACGTTTCAAGAATACCTGACTGCTCGACAAATCGTTGCCAGTCATAATTTACAAGCATTAGAACAACCCTTAGAACGTCTGGTGAGTCATATTACTGAACCCCGGTGGCGTGAAATCTTTTTGTTAACGGTTGCCATGCTGCGGAGTGCAGATTTCCTGGTACAGTTGATGAAGCAACAAGTTGATGCGCTAGTGGCTGAAGATCCATATTTGCAAAAATTCTTAACTTGGTCAAGCCAAAAGTCCCTTGTCGCTCCCCCCCAGCCTGCTGCAATTCGGGCATTTTACCTTGCCCTAGCTAGGACTCCTCACCTTATTACCCCACCCTTTGCTCTTGCCTGCATCCTTGATAAGGGTATTTTTTTGGATGCGGCATTGGACAAGCTAGTAATGGAATGCACTATTGACTGCAAATCTAATTTTGGCAATGCCCTAGTCTGCGACGATGCTTTGAGTAATGCTTTAGGGATTGTTCAAGATGCTGGCTTACATCAAGCTTTACAACAACTTAAAGACCTACTGCCTGATCCAAAACAAAGTAAAGAAAGGTTTCAGACATGGTGGCAAATAAGTTTCCCTCCCTGGATGGAGCAGTTAAAGGCGATCATCGCCAAGCATCGAGACATTCAGCATGACTGGCACTTCAGCCCTGAGCAACAGCAAGTATTGCAACAATATTACTATGCCAATCAGTTGCTTATCGATTGCCTCAATAGCAACTGTCAGCTAACAGACGTTGTGCGGCAGGAGATTCAAGCTAGTTTGTTCTTGCCGATAAAAGAACTCTCCCAGCGAGAATGGCAGGGATTGTGA